The Erigeron canadensis isolate Cc75 chromosome 4, C_canadensis_v1, whole genome shotgun sequence genome window below encodes:
- the LOC122594876 gene encoding 3-phosphoshikimate 1-carboxyvinyltransferase 2-like: protein MAVHINNSNIPIFNTSNLTTQNPSSKSSSFLSFGSNFKNPLKNNNNNNYTSVSCNVKNNKNPFKVSAFSATSTKEKPSKAPEEIVLKPIQEISGTVHLPGSKSLSNRILLLAALSEGTTVVDNLLNSDDVHYMLGALRALGLNVEENSAIKRAIVEGCGGVFPVGKEAKDEIQLFLGNAGTAMRPLTAAVTAAGGNSSYILDGVPRMRERPIGDLVTGLKQLGANVDCSLGTNCPPVRVVGSGGLPGGKVKLSGSISSQYLTSLLMAAPLALGDVEIEIVDKLISVPYVEMTLKLMERFGVSVEHSDTWDRFHVRGGQKYKSPGNAYVEGDASSASYFLAGAAITGGTVTVEGCGTSSLQGDVKFAEVLGQMGAEVTWTENSVTVKGPPRNSSGRGHLRPVDVNMNKMPDVAMTLAVVALYADGPTAIRDVASWRVKETERMIAICTELRKLGATVEEGPDYCVITPPEKLNVTAIDTYDDHRMAMAFSLAACAEVPVTIKDPGCTRKTFPDYFEVLERYTKH from the exons ATGGCAGTTCACATCAACAACTCCAACATACCCATTTTCAACACTTCCAATCTCACAACCCAAAACCCATCTTCAAAGTCatcatcttttttatcttttggaTCCAACTTCAAAAACccattaaaaaacaataataacaataattataccTCTGTTTCTTGTAATgtgaaaaacaacaaaaacccaTTTAAAGTATCAGCTTTCTCTGCCACTTCCACCAAAGAGAAGCCATCTAAAGCTCCAGAAGAAATTGTGTTGAAACCCATTCAAGAAATTTCGGGTACGGTCCATTTACCCGGATCCAAGTCTTTGTCTAATCGGATCCTCCTTCTTGCTGCCCTGTCTGAG GGGACTACTGTTGTAGACAACTTGTTAAACAGTGATGATGTTCATTACATGCTTGGAGCTTTAAGAGCTCTAGGGTTAAATGTTGAAGAAAATAGTGCAATTAAAAGAGCAATCGTAGAAGGTTGTGGTGGTGTATTTCCCGTGGGTAAAGAAGCCAAGGATGAAATCCAGCTTTTTCTTGGAAATGCAGGAACAGCTATGCGTCCATTGACTGCTGCCGTTACTGCTGCCGGTGGAAACTCAAG CTACATACTAGATGGTGTTCCTCGAATGAGGGAGAGGCCAATTGGTGATCTGGTCACCGGTCTAAAACAGCTTGGTGCAAATGTTGATTGTTCTCTCGGTACAAACTGCCCACCGGTTCGTGTAGTTGGAAGTGGAGGCCTTCCTGGTGGAAAG GTGAAATTGTCAGGATCTATAAGTAGCCAATACTTGACTTCTTTGCTTATGGCGGCTCCTCTTGCACTGGGAGACGTAGAGATAGAAATTGTAGATAAATTGATCTCTGTACCATATGTGGAGATGACACTTAAGTTGATGGAGCGGTTTGGGGTTTCAGTAGAACACAGTGATACTTGGGACAGATTCCATGTCCGAGGCGGTCAAAAGTACAA GTCACCTGGAAATGCTTATGTGGAAGGTGATGCTTCAAGTGCGAGTTACTTCTTAGCTGGTGCTGCCATCACTGGCGGAACTGTCACCGTGGAAGGTTGCGGGACAAGCAGTTTACAG GGTGATGTAAAATTTGCTGAGGTCCTTGGACAAATGGGTGCTGAAGTAACCTGGACAGAGAACTCTGTCACGGTGAAGGGTCCGCCAAGGAATTCTTCCGGAAGGGGACACTTGCGTCCAGTAGATGTGAACATGAACAAAATGCCGGATGTTGCGATGACTCTTGCTGTGGTTGCCCTTTATGCTGATGGCCCCACTGCCATTAGAGACG TGGCTAGCTGGAGAGTAAAAGAAACGGAAAGGATGATTGCCATCTGCACAGAACTAAGAAAG TTGGGAGCAACAGTCGAAGAAGGTCCAGATTATTGTGTGATCACTCCACCAGAGAAATTGAATGTGACAGCAATCGACACATACGATGATCACAGAATGGCCATGGCTTTCTCGCTTGCCGCCTGTGCAGAGGTTCCTGTCACCATTAAGGACCCGGGTTGCACCCGTAAGACCTTCCCCGACTACTTTGAAGTTCTTGAAAGATACACTAAGCATTAA
- the LOC122597187 gene encoding protein FAR1-RELATED SEQUENCE 5-like produces the protein MESIEELVMESKEHDVSDDEIIEDEEGIFADEEEDNTVYTVNVTPITLPTTTIIQTPGGSEFFAPIVDPRMLPVKGNIYGTLENCEAFYKEYASHAGFDVRKSCQKTTRSGWIKQKYYLCSRQGTPKNVSLDTLETKEKQIRKSTHECTGCRARIRFDWIFDTESYRVGLFEPHHNHEMLHQEYRHLSRAERQLKYAEQLFVYNAYLANIGPTKAHQLYSNMKGSYQNVNGTVDDFRNWKRDLNVFINESDSQMLVNKMEERREYIPGFSFEYILDDSQLHSLFWADEVARVNYEEFSDIMSFDATYRTNRYNMMFVPLTGIDNHGKCVTFAVGLIRDEKAETYTWLLNCFMRSFNKEPTMVVTDQDKSMEIAIKNVFNTVKEAIPSIEEESERDFKKRFDNIVWNMHIEPHVFEEQWDKLMSDFSLKNDTWFKYMFQIRSKWIPAYFTDTPMFGLMRTTSRSESENAFFSHFTRQGANLKEIEASLYACSVDQMTIEGDCKVYLINERLGKNPVDTGKNVIQYKVLYNRQDGSVMCTCRHYLRYGRLCRHCFMGLNNNNVEEIPAQYIMRRWTKGIIPPDLRSRRNRFNNANMGTQKLVTNVTSLVEDCLHLLLMMKKSSQNFWKK, from the exons ATGGAATCAATAGAAGAATTAGTTATGGAATCAAAAGAACATGATGTTTCCGACGACGAGATtattgaagatgaagaagggATATTTGCAGACGAGGAAGAAGACAACACAG TTTATACCGTGAATGTAACGCCTATAACATTACCAACAACTACAATAATCCAAACACCAGGAGGATCAGAGTTTTTTGCACCAATAGTAGATCCAAGAATGTTACCGGTCAAGGGAAATATTTATGGAACACTAGAAAATTGTGAAGCATTTTATAAAGAGTATGCTTCTCATGCTGGATTTGATGTTAGGAAATCTTGTCAGAAAACTACTAGGTCTGGATGGATCAAACAAAAGTATTATCTTTGTAGCAGGCAAGGAACACCGAAGAATGTTTCACTTGATACtttagaaacaaaagaaaaacaaattaggAAGAGTACTCATGAATGCACTGGATGTAGAGCTAGAATTAGATTTGATTGGATATTTGATACCGAAAGCTACAGAGTAGGTCTTTTTGAACCACATCACAACCATGAGATGCTTCATCAAGAGTACAGGCACTTATCGAGGGCCGAAAGACAACTAAAATATGCCGAGCAGCTTTTTGTGTACAATGCATACCTTGCAAACATTGGACCAACAAAAGCTCATCAGTTGTACAGTAACATGAAAGGGAGCTATCAGAATGTAAATGGGACAGTTGACGACTTCAGAAATTGGAAAAGAGACCTGAATGTCTTTATTAATGAAAGTGACTCTCAAATGTTAGTTAACAAAATGGAGGAGAGAAGGGAGTACATTCCGGGGTTTTCGTTTGAATACATTCTTGATGACAGTCAATTGCACTCACTTTTCTGGGCTGATGAGGTGGCGAGGGTCAACTATGAGGAATTCAGTGACATTATGTCTTTTGATGCAACGTACCGAACAAACAG GTACAACATGATGTTCGTACCATTAACTGGAATTGACAACCATGGTAAGTGTGTAACATTTGCTGTTGGGCTGATAAGAGATGAAAAAGCAGAGACCTACACATGGCTTTTAAACTGTTTCATGAGGTCATTCAATAAAGAGCCAACGATGGTGGTAACCGATCAGGATAAATCGATGGAAATTGCAATAAAGAATGTGTTTAATACG GTTAAAGAGGCAATTCCAAGTATTGAAGAAGAATCAGAAAGAGACTTTAAGAAGAGGTTTGACAATATAGTGTGGAATATGCACATCGAGCCACATGTTTTTGAGGAACAGTGGGATAAACTCATGAGTGATTTCTCGTTGAAGAATGATACATGGTTCAAGTACATGTTCCAAATTAGATCAAAATGGATACCTGCTTACTTCACAGACACTCCAATGTTCGGTCTGATGAGAACAACCTCAAGATCAGAAAGCGAAAATgcttttttttcacatttcacAAGACAAGGAGCAAATTTG AAAGAGATAGAGGCTTCGCTGTATGCATGTTCAGTGGATCAGATGACTATCGAGGGTGATTGTAAAGTTTATCTTATTAACGAAAGATTAGGGAAGAATCCAGTGGACACTGGAAAAAATGTGATACAATACAAG GTACTTTATAACCGGCAAGATGGATCGGTTATGTGTACTTGTAGACACTACCTTCGTTACGGTCGCCTATGCCGACATTGTTTTATGGGTCTGAACAACAATAATGTGGAAGAGATACCTGCACAATACATAATGAGGCGATGGACGAAAGGAATCATACCACCAGATTTGAGATCGAGGAGAAACAGATTCAACAATGCAAATATGGGTACTCAAAAGCTGGTTACTAATGTAACCTCGCTTGTTGAAGATTGCTTGCATCTACTGTTAATGATGAAAAAAAGCTCACAGAATTTCTGGAAAAAATGA